In Cryptomeria japonica chromosome 10, Sugi_1.0, whole genome shotgun sequence, a genomic segment contains:
- the LOC131072591 gene encoding probable WRKY transcription factor 61, producing the protein MENVIESSNSYREGTVDEMEQRKIELVAELNRISKENQQLMLMINLLSTNYRSLQTQLIKHQEDSLRPSPRTMGRTLKLGINIAEDMHHGSSTEELNMDKALKLGINITEDMHHGSSIEEVNMDCIVNSSSSEEMSKTFDRNLKDTVEDLELRDKKRKQTCELQQQSNSENGDSSTEGDCHNKKGSVFQNVTVHKKIITTQTRSETTVVNDGCQWRKYGQKMTRNNPWPRAYYRCAIGPSCPVRKHVQRCSHDSTIVNTTYKGQHNHLIKPVEKGPMNAATDLQIAKGCASLMAGNQLPFPAAVSFMGSSPIITLDLTRNLEAP; encoded by the exons ATGGAAAACGTTATTGAAAGTTCTAATTCCTATCGTGAGGGCACAGTTGATGAAATGGAGCAACGAAAAATTGAG CTTGTTGCTGAATTGAATCGAATTAGTAAGGAGAACCAGCAGCTCATGCTCATGATAAATCTTCTATCAACTAACTACCGAAGCTTACAAACACAGCTCATAAAGCACCAG gaagATAGTTTGAGACCATCTCCAAGAACCATGGGAAGAACACTTAAATTAGGGATAAACATAGCAGAGGATATGCATCATGGAAGTTCTACAGAGGAACTTAATATGGATAAGGCTCTTAAATTAGGGATAAACATAACAGAGGATATGCATCATGGAAGCTCTATAGAGGAAGTTAACATGGATTGTATTGTCAATTCTAGCAGTTCTGAGGAAATGTCCAAGACCTTCGACAGGAATCTTAAAGATACAGTAGAGGATTTAGAACTGCGAGACAAAAAGAGGAAGCAAACTTGTGAATTGCAGCAGCAGAGTAATAGTGAGAATGGTGATTCAAGCACGGAGGGAGATTGCCACAACAAGAAAGGCTCAGTCTTTCAGAATGTGACTGTGCATAAGAAAATCATAACTACACAGACAAGATCAGAGACAACTGTG GTTAACGATGGCTGCCAATGGCGAAAATATGGGCAAAAGATGACAAGAAACAACCCCTGGCCTAGAGCTTATTACAGATGCGCCATTGGACCATCTTGCCCAGTTAGAAAACATGTACAGAGGTGTAGTCATGACTCCACTATTGTGAACACTACTTACAAAGGCCAACATAATCATCTTATCAAGCCTGTGGAGAAGGGCCCCATGAATGCTGCAACTGATCTGCAAATTGCTAAGGGTTGTGCCAGCTTGATGGCAGGGAATCAACTCCCATTTCCTGCCGCAGTCTCATTCATGGGTTCATCTCCCATCATCACTCTTGATCTTACAAGAAATCTTGAAGCTCCCTGA